The following coding sequences lie in one Cloeon dipterum chromosome 1, ieCloDipt1.1, whole genome shotgun sequence genomic window:
- the LOC135948453 gene encoding protein yellow-like: protein MAVFGERLFLSFYKDSGIPATLVWLPTSGTSTAPPTLAPFPSWELHKNDNCDSIQSAKGMETDTDGRLWVLDQGSKKCPGKLWLFDLLYNDTIERVHQFPARVISPSFNERLLLDIVLDNSPDDNLAYITDSDSAHIIVYSRKRDKSWSVKTPGRKWYSLALSANREARRLYLGRYGSNELYSISVSELKNEGGSAAVKLIGEWTKFNLYRMVIDNANVLYAAFYRQNYLSKWNISEPFREQRFHEVGILDSGRPFTLALDTTNTLWMTERNKSESGSSSFKLLEAAVGAKSYLFSTSTVSTDVDETSEQQEITESSLRYKSTPPPSLKTIETQSLLGVFFINPSPRSQFIGQTQQRSQSLISLPFLILLQTCHCVADPENGKNVHFPGQHTVF, encoded by the exons ATGGCTGTTTTTGGAGAAAGACTGTTCCTAAGCTTTTACAAGGATTCCGGAATTCCCGCCACTTTGGTGTGGCTGCCAACCAGCGGCACGTCAACTGCACCTCCAACGCTTGCTCCTTTCCCCTCCTGGGAATTACAT AAAAATGACAACTGTGATTCTATTCAGTCAGCCAAAGGTATGGAAACGGACACTGATGGTCGGTTATGGGTGCTTGATCAAGGCAGCAAGAAATGTCCAGGAAAACTTTGGCTATTCGACCTGCTCTACAACGACACAATCGAGCGCGTTCACCAGTTCCCGGCTAGAGTCATCTCTCCTTCATTTAATGAAAGATTACTTCTTGACATAGTGCTGGACAATTCGCCAGACGATAATCTAGCGTACATCACGGACTCTGATTCTGCGCACATCATCGTTTACAGCCGAAAAAGGGACAAATCCTGGTCAGTTAAAACACCAGGGAGAAAATGGTATTCGTTGGCCCTCTCTGCTAACAGGGAAGCGAGGCGTTTGTACCTTGGAAGATATGGTTCTAATGAACTCTATTCAATTTCTGTGTCTGAGCTGAAGAATGAAGGCGGAAGCGCTGCTGTAAAACTAATCGGTGAATGGACCAAATTTAACCTTTACAGAATGGTAATCGACAATGCCAATGTCTTGTATGCTGCCTTTTACCGCCAGAATTACCTCtcaaaatggaatatttcggaGCCCTTTCGTGAGCAGCGATTTCATGAG GTTGGAATTTTGGATTCTGGAAGGCCATTTACTTTAGCTTTGGACACGACCAACACTTTATGGATGACGGAGAGAAACAAATCTGAGAGTGGGAGCAGTAGTTTTAAACTACTCGAGGCTGCAGTCGGCGCAAAATCATATCTATTCAGCACATCCAcag TTTCAACGGACGTTGATGAGACCTCGGAACAGCAGGAAATCACAGAATCATCCCTTCGTTATAAATCTACCCCTCCTCcctctttaaaaacaattgaaacgCAGAGTCTACTCGGAGTCTTCTTTATCAATCCGAGTCCACGGAGTCAATTTATTGGGCAGACCCAACAGCGCTCACAAAGTCTGATCTCTCTGCCGTTCCTGATCCTTTTGCAGACTTGTCATTGCGTGGCTGACCCTGAAAATGGGAAGAACGTCCATTTTCCAGGACAGCATACAGTTTTctga
- the LOC135945125 gene encoding protein yellow-like: MSSFVTVFFLLGLCVANAINFTTVYEWDKFDFIWPSGAYTSNGQIKDKFDPKNVDFRYMAIFGERLFLGLEMDSGIPATLVWLPTSGTSTAPPKLAPFPTLELHKRNNCDTIQVARGMETDTDGRLWVLDDGSDECPGKLWVFNLLNDTTERVHQFPDTVVPHASHKRSLLDIALDKTQEDYLAYISNSRSEQIVVHSRKMDKSRTVKTPGVSWATLALSPKREARQLYLRRADSNELYSMSVSALKNEGGSATAKLIGKWTDDPYTILIDSANVMYAAFWSKNYFSKWNISEPFREQSIHEVGRLDAYRPLTFALDTDGVLWMMQRNVTEGWAKTRHKLLKAAVGANSYQ; encoded by the exons ATGTCTTCGTTCGTTactgttttctttttgcttgGCCTGTGCGTGGCCAACGCCATCAACTTTACAACCGTCTACGAGTGGGACAAATTCGATTTCATCTGGCCATCAGGAGCGTACACTTCAAACGGACAgattaaagataaatttgatCCGAAGAATGTTGACTTTCGATACATGGCTATTTTTGGAGAAAGGCTCTTTCTAGGCCTTGAAATGGATTCCGGAATTCCCGCCACTTTGGTGTGGCTGCCAACGAGCGGCACGTCGACTGCACCTCCGAAACTTGCTCCTTTCCCAACCTTGGAATTACAC AAAAGAAACAACTGCGACACTATTCAGGTGGCCAGAGGAATGGAAACGGACACTGACGGTCGGTTGTGGGTGCTCGATGATGGGAGTGACGAATGTCCAGGAAAACTTTGGGTATTCAACCTTCTCAACGACACAACCGAGCGTGTCCACCAGTTCCCGGACACGGTCGTGCCTCATGCATCTCATAAGAGGTCGCTGCTTGATATAGCGCTGGACAAAACGCAAGAAGATTACCTTGCGTACATCTCGAACTCACGGTCTGAGCAAATCGTCGTTCACAGccgaaaaatggacaaatccCGGACAGTGAAAACACCAGGAGTAAGTTGGGCTACTTTGGCTCTCTCTCCTAAAAGGGAGGCGAGGCAGTTGTACCTTAGAAGAGCTGATTCCAACGAACTGTACTCAATGTCTGTGTCTGCGCTGAAGAATGAAGGTGGAAGCGCTACGGCGAAATTAATCGGCAAATGGACTGATGATCCTTACACCATCTTAATCGACAGCGCCAATGTCATGTATGCCGCCTTTTGGAGCAAGAATTACTTCtccaaatggaatatttcggaGCCCTTTCGTGAACAGAGTATTCACGAG GTCGGAAGACTGGATGCTTATCGGCCATTAACTTTTGCCTTGGACACAGACGGCGTTTTATGGATGATGCAGAGAAATGTAACTGAGGGTTGGGCTAAGACTAGGCATAAACTGCTCAAGGCTGCAGTTGGCGCAAATTCATATCAATAA
- the LOC135945646 gene encoding major royal jelly protein 3-like: protein MSPFLAAIFLHGLCVANAINFKTVYEWNQLDFIWPSGADSSIEQIKDDYRPEYVFLQYMALFGERLFLTVESLPGIPATLVRLPTSGTSNAPPKLAPFPSWNLHEKDNCNSIQSVKGVETDPDGRLWVLDDGNQKCPGKLWIFNLVNHDSIERVHQFPETVVSNSYNQRWLHDIVLDITTDDHLAYITEITFERLIVYSRKMDKSWTVKTPGRKWEPSALSANREARQLYLGKYQSNELYSVSVSELKNEGGNATAKFIGEWTARPYRMLIDSSNVLYAAFFNQSYTSKWNISEPFGEQRIYEVGSLQAAWPFTFALDTNGTLWMTERNGTGSGNKYKLLKGGVGARSYLFSTSTDFSVRG, encoded by the exons ATGTCACCATTCTTAGCCGCCATCTTTTTGCATGGCCTGTGCGTGGCCAACGCCATCAACTTCAAAACCGTCTACGAGTGGAATCAACTCGATTTCATCTGGCCATCAGGAGCGGACAGTTCAATTGAACAGATTAAAGATGACTACAGGCCGGAGTATGTTTTTCTTCAATACATGGCTCTTTTCGGAGAAAGACTGTTTCTAACCGTTGAATCGCTACCCGGAATTCCCGCAACTTTGGTGCGGCTGCCAACGAGCGGCACGTCGAATGCACCTCCGAAACTTGCTCCTTTCCCATCCTGGAATTTACAC GAAAAAGACAACTGCAATTCTATTCAGTCGGTCAAAGGTGTGGAAACGGACCCTGATGGACGGTTGTGGGTGCTTGATGACGGTAACCAGAAATGTCCGGGCAAACTTTGGATATTCAACCTGGTGAACCACGACTCCATCGAGCGCGTTCACCAGTTCCCGGAGACAGTCGTCTCTAATTCATATAATCAGCGGTGGCTGCATGATATTGTGCTGGACATAACAACAGACGATCACCTTGCGTACATCACGGAAATTACCTTTGAGCGCCTCATCGTTTACAGccgaaaaatggacaaatcctGGACAGTTAAGACACCAGGGAGAAAATGGGAACCGTCGGCCCTCTCTGCTAACAGGGAAGCGAGACAGTTGTACCTTGGAAAATATCAATCCAACGAACTGTACTCGGTGTCGGTGTCTGAGCTGAAGAACGAAGGCGGAAACGCAACTGCAAAATTCATCGGCGAATGGACTGCAAGACCCTACAGAATGTTAATCGACAGCTCCAATGTCTTGTATGCCGCCTTTTTCAACCAGAGTTACACCTCCAAATGGAATATCTCGGAGCCCTTTGGCGAACAGCGTATTTAtgag GTCGGAAGTCTGCAGGCTGCGTGGCCTTTTACGTTTGCTTTGGACACGAACGGAACATTATGGATGACGGAGAGAAATGGAACTGGGAGtgggaataaatataaactacTCAAGGGTGGAGTCGGCGCAAGATCGTATTTATTCAGCACATCCACAG ACTTTTCAGTTCGTGGCTGA